The following are encoded in a window of bacterium genomic DNA:
- a CDS encoding glycosyltransferase: MATKVLLVVTKSNYGGAQRYVHDLATNLPKDRFEVTVAFGPAPDGKPGRLAKVLAQAGIRILLVPELSRDVNPLGDMKALGALARLFKKEKPDVVHLNSSKAGGLGALAGRIAGVKHIIFTSHGLPFDEDRGTLSRFAITIATWMTVLLSHHTIAIANDTADRLKKLPFLPKRVALIHNGILTPRFLSPEDARRDIRTLDASIPSDAKWIGMIGELHVNKDYATAIEMVGFLESDAHLIVIGDGEEKEKLSARAEDAGVASRVHFLGFVPEAAQYLRAFDAFLLTSQKEGLPYVLMEAGYAYIPAVASDTAGVRDIILHNFTGLTVQSGAARAFSEAIEKVLGDATLARSLSDELLKRIQKVFSLDQMVEKTAKLYTE, encoded by the coding sequence ATGGCAACAAAAGTACTGCTGGTGGTCACTAAATCCAACTACGGAGGAGCCCAACGCTACGTCCACGACCTCGCGACGAACCTCCCTAAAGATCGCTTTGAGGTTACCGTCGCCTTTGGCCCTGCCCCCGACGGAAAACCAGGTCGCCTTGCGAAAGTGCTCGCTCAGGCAGGCATCCGGATCCTCCTCGTACCGGAACTCTCCCGCGACGTGAACCCGCTCGGGGATATGAAAGCCCTCGGCGCATTAGCGCGACTCTTTAAGAAAGAAAAACCAGATGTCGTACACCTCAACAGTTCGAAGGCCGGCGGTTTGGGCGCGCTTGCCGGACGCATTGCGGGCGTGAAGCACATCATTTTCACCTCGCACGGACTCCCGTTCGACGAAGACCGCGGTACGCTTTCACGATTCGCCATTACGATCGCGACGTGGATGACGGTTCTTCTCTCCCACCACACGATCGCCATCGCCAACGACACCGCAGACCGTCTGAAGAAATTGCCGTTCCTGCCAAAGAGAGTGGCACTCATCCACAACGGCATCCTCACACCACGCTTCCTCTCACCTGAAGATGCGCGGCGCGATATCCGTACGCTGGACGCCAGCATCCCATCGGACGCGAAGTGGATCGGCATGATTGGAGAATTGCACGTCAATAAAGATTATGCGACGGCGATCGAGATGGTGGGCTTTCTTGAATCCGATGCACACCTGATCGTCATCGGCGATGGCGAGGAGAAAGAAAAGCTCAGCGCGCGCGCAGAAGATGCAGGCGTCGCATCACGCGTGCATTTTCTCGGCTTCGTACCGGAGGCTGCGCAGTATCTGCGCGCCTTCGATGCATTCCTGCTCACCTCACAGAAAGAAGGACTTCCCTACGTTCTCATGGAAGCGGGCTATGCCTACATCCCCGCGGTCGCGAGCGATACCGCAGGCGTGCGCGACATCATCCTCCACAATTTCACGGGACTGACCGTCCAGTCAGGTGCAGCTCGCGCATTCTCTGAAGCTATCGAGAAAGTACTGGGAGACGCGACGCTTGCGCGATCACTCTCCGACGAGCTTTTAAAGCGTATCCAGAAAGTCTTCTCGCTTGATCAGATGGTTGAGAAAACCGCTAAGTTATACACCGAGTAA
- a CDS encoding sugar transferase, protein MTLVPKRDYLILLLGDLCIFAASLWVALTLRYLEIPSLSFLSLHTAPFSILFVAWVGIFFLAGLYGRYTRIFRTKLLSTIVYTQLINVIIAALFFFFVEFFLIAPKTVLLIYLIVSSFLIIFWRAFLYPRLRGGRKLKGVLIAAGADARALAEEIGSDSRYPFAFEYVVDTSQTPSHEVIQHACRVAEEDDIAFLVVDVSDNAIQTALPILYDAAFHKRRFVMVNMMDLYQEVFDRVPLSLVKYEWVLENSSISPAYDILKRLMDVAAALIGGALSLLLYPFIMLAIKLDDGGDIFIKQERVGRFQKPIYVYKFRSMTGNDSGKYGESGKSELVVTRVGRILRVLRLDELPQIWNVLKGDLSVVGPRPEFPTLAEHYNARIPYYNARYLVTPGLTGWAQILHDRHPHHGTDVAATKEKLSYDLYYFLRRSLLLDLYVIFQTVRIVLTAKGT, encoded by the coding sequence ATGACCCTGGTTCCGAAACGGGACTATCTCATCCTCCTTCTGGGAGATCTGTGTATTTTTGCTGCCTCGCTTTGGGTGGCGCTGACGCTGCGGTATCTGGAGATTCCGTCCCTGAGCTTCCTCAGTCTCCACACTGCACCGTTTTCCATCCTCTTCGTGGCGTGGGTCGGTATCTTTTTCCTTGCCGGGCTCTATGGTCGCTACACCCGCATCTTTCGCACGAAGCTCCTCTCGACCATCGTGTATACGCAGCTCATCAACGTCATCATCGCAGCCCTCTTCTTCTTCTTCGTCGAATTCTTCCTTATCGCACCGAAGACGGTCCTTCTCATCTATCTCATCGTCTCGTCGTTCCTTATTATCTTCTGGCGTGCGTTTCTCTATCCGCGTTTGCGTGGCGGTCGGAAGTTGAAGGGCGTGCTCATCGCCGCGGGAGCTGATGCTCGTGCATTGGCAGAAGAGATCGGATCGGATTCACGCTATCCCTTCGCCTTCGAATATGTCGTCGATACGTCGCAGACGCCATCACACGAGGTCATCCAACACGCATGCCGTGTCGCCGAGGAAGACGATATTGCATTCCTCGTGGTGGATGTCTCCGACAATGCGATCCAGACGGCACTGCCGATCCTCTACGATGCTGCGTTCCATAAGCGCCGCTTCGTGATGGTGAATATGATGGATCTCTATCAGGAAGTCTTCGACCGCGTCCCGCTCTCATTAGTGAAGTACGAGTGGGTGTTGGAGAATTCATCCATCTCACCGGCGTACGATATTCTGAAGCGACTCATGGATGTCGCTGCGGCGCTCATCGGTGGCGCGCTCTCGTTGCTCCTCTATCCCTTTATCATGCTCGCGATCAAGCTTGATGATGGGGGAGATATTTTCATCAAACAGGAACGCGTCGGTCGCTTCCAAAAGCCCATCTATGTCTACAAGTTCCGCAGCATGACGGGGAATGACAGTGGCAAGTACGGCGAAAGCGGCAAGAGTGAACTGGTGGTTACGCGCGTCGGCCGGATCCTACGCGTCCTGCGTCTCGATGAGCTGCCACAGATCTGGAATGTCTTGAAGGGCGATCTCTCGGTCGTCGGACCGCGCCCGGAATTCCCGACGCTCGCCGAGCACTACAACGCACGCATTCCATACTACAACGCGCGCTACCTCGTCACCCCCGGACTCACCGGTTGGGCGCAGATTTTGCACGATCGTCATCCGCACCACGGCACCGACGTCGCGGCCACGAAAGAAAAACTCTCGTACGATCTCTACTATTTCCTGCGTCGTTCGCTCTTGCTCGATCTCTACGTCATCTTCCAGACGGTACGTATTGTGCTCACCGCGAAGGGCACGTAG
- a CDS encoding rod shape-determining protein RodA, which yields MSGFLGRLFGHIDWYLFFAALSVSVLGLVTMYPFGQGGEAFFDRQIIWIGLALLVFFLAAIPEYTFLRRTQIVTTLYILILSLLALIFLTGTIVKGAQQRFDFGFFALQPSDPAKLILIIVLAKYFARRHVEIANFKHIFISGAYAAAICGLVFLQPDFGGAIIIASIWFGMVLVAGISWKHLAFLLITGLIAAGSLWMFVLQPYQKERVMTFIHPLADIHGAGYNAYQSTVAVGSGELLGKGIGFGTQSKLRFLPEYQTDFIFAAYAEEWGFLGVLIALGLFAVIVLRTLVIASHGSDNFAVLFGVGIAIMFLAHIIVHIGMNLGLLPVTGTTVPFMSYGGSHLLTEFLALGMLMGLRRAERPLSREKELLGV from the coding sequence ATGTCAGGTTTTCTCGGGCGCCTCTTCGGACACATCGACTGGTACCTATTCTTTGCGGCACTGAGTGTCTCCGTTCTTGGATTGGTGACGATGTATCCCTTCGGGCAAGGCGGCGAAGCCTTCTTCGATCGACAGATCATCTGGATCGGCCTCGCGCTCCTAGTCTTCTTTCTCGCAGCGATACCGGAATATACATTCCTGCGCCGCACCCAGATCGTGACCACTCTCTACATCCTTATCCTCTCGCTGCTTGCGCTCATCTTTCTTACCGGAACCATCGTCAAAGGTGCGCAGCAGCGCTTCGACTTCGGTTTCTTCGCGCTGCAGCCGTCGGATCCGGCGAAGCTCATCCTTATCATCGTCTTGGCGAAATACTTCGCGCGGCGTCACGTCGAGATCGCGAACTTCAAGCACATTTTCATTTCCGGTGCGTATGCCGCTGCTATCTGCGGACTCGTCTTCCTGCAGCCTGACTTCGGCGGCGCCATCATCATCGCGTCCATCTGGTTCGGTATGGTCTTGGTCGCCGGTATCTCGTGGAAGCATCTCGCGTTCCTGCTTATAACCGGACTCATCGCCGCAGGGTCCTTGTGGATGTTCGTACTGCAGCCCTACCAGAAGGAGCGCGTGATGACGTTCATCCATCCGTTAGCTGACATCCACGGTGCGGGATACAACGCGTATCAATCGACCGTTGCGGTCGGCTCAGGCGAACTGTTAGGAAAGGGAATCGGCTTCGGCACGCAGTCGAAGCTACGCTTCCTCCCCGAATACCAGACCGACTTTATCTTCGCCGCCTATGCGGAGGAGTGGGGATTCCTCGGCGTCCTCATCGCGCTCGGCCTTTTTGCGGTCATCGTGCTCCGTACGCTGGTCATTGCGAGTCATGGATCGGACAACTTCGCGGTCCTCTTCGGCGTCGGCATCGCGATCATGTTCCTGGCGCACATCATCGTGCATATCGGTATGAATCTCGGGCTCCTGCCGGTTACCGGTACGACGGTGCCGTTCATGAGTTATGGCGGCTCTCACTTGCTGACCGAGTTCCTCGCGCTCGGCATGCTCATGGGCCTGCGCCGCGCTGAGCGACCGCTCTCGCGCGAGAAGGAGTTACTCGGTGTATAA
- a CDS encoding NAD-dependent epimerase/dehydratase family protein translates to MADKAVVTGGGGFIGAHIADALVAKGFDVHVVDTFVAGRFEDRINPRVTYHEVDIRDYEKLVPILKDAVYVFHEAALPRVQFSIENPIETFAVNVEGLVATLKAAHEGGVRKFVFASSGSVYGDQETMPLTEDMSAQPKSPYGLQKHVGELTCKVWSEVYGLPTVCLRYFNVYGSRMDPNGAYALAVGKFIKQRQDGNPITIWGDGTHSRDFTHVTDVVNANLLAAESTKVGKGEVINIGAGKNRTVNELAAAVGGPTVNEPERLEPAHALADNRKAKELLGWEPTISLEDGVAELKKAAGLT, encoded by the coding sequence ATGGCTGATAAAGCAGTAGTAACCGGCGGCGGAGGATTCATCGGTGCGCACATCGCTGATGCACTCGTCGCTAAGGGATTCGACGTGCATGTCGTCGACACGTTCGTCGCAGGGCGATTCGAAGATCGCATCAATCCGAGGGTGACCTATCACGAGGTAGACATACGGGATTACGAAAAGCTCGTTCCAATCCTCAAGGATGCTGTGTATGTATTCCACGAAGCCGCGCTTCCGCGCGTGCAGTTTTCCATCGAGAATCCGATCGAGACGTTTGCAGTAAACGTCGAAGGTCTCGTCGCAACGCTGAAAGCTGCGCACGAAGGCGGTGTTCGTAAGTTCGTCTTCGCGAGTTCCGGCTCGGTGTATGGCGATCAGGAAACCATGCCGCTCACGGAAGATATGAGCGCGCAGCCGAAGAGTCCATATGGCCTGCAGAAGCATGTTGGCGAACTGACATGCAAGGTCTGGAGCGAGGTATATGGATTGCCGACGGTATGTCTTCGCTATTTCAACGTCTACGGTTCACGCATGGATCCGAACGGTGCTTATGCGCTCGCGGTCGGAAAGTTCATCAAACAGCGTCAGGACGGAAATCCGATCACCATCTGGGGTGACGGAACGCATAGTCGCGATTTCACCCATGTGACAGATGTCGTCAACGCTAACCTTTTGGCAGCGGAATCGACAAAGGTGGGGAAGGGAGAGGTTATCAATATCGGCGCGGGTAAGAACCGCACGGTGAACGAGCTCGCAGCAGCAGTCGGGGGACCTACCGTTAACGAACCGGAACGCTTGGAGCCGGCGCACGCACTCGCCGACAATCGGAAGGCGAAGGAACTCCTCGGTTGGGAACCAACGATCTCGCTTGAAGACGGTGTTGCCGAGCTTAAGAAAGCTGCAGGACTTACATGA